The proteins below are encoded in one region of Sinorhizobium meliloti:
- a CDS encoding putative 2-aminoethylphosphonate ABC transporter ATP-binding protein: MKHATAPAEPAMPASATRQIEGRPFLEIDGLWKAYGDFVALRDIDLQVKEGEFICFLGPSGCGKTTLLRAIAGLDIQSRGTICQGGQDISRLPPAQRDYGIVFQSYALFPNLTIEKNIAFGLENIGRPRREIASRVSELLELVGLSSQGRKYPAQLSGGQQQRVALARAMAISPGLLLLDEPLSALDAKVRVHLRHEIKELQRKLGVTTIMVTHDQEEALAMADRIVVMNQGGIEQVGTPTEIYRHPKTLFVADFIGETNQFPATVGKGAQVEIGHTRFACAEHRLPSGASVVAAVRPADIIPHGAAAHRATGLDAVGNADNLIDAHVEDMEFLGMFWRTRLSAPRLKEKALVADFSTNAVRRLSIEIGSAIQVEIPQERLLLFAKA; the protein is encoded by the coding sequence ATGAAACATGCAACAGCCCCCGCGGAGCCGGCCATGCCCGCCTCCGCTACCCGTCAGATCGAAGGACGGCCATTCCTCGAAATCGACGGCCTCTGGAAGGCCTATGGCGATTTCGTCGCGCTGCGCGACATCGACCTTCAGGTGAAGGAGGGCGAATTCATCTGTTTCCTCGGACCTTCCGGCTGCGGAAAGACCACGCTACTGAGGGCCATCGCCGGCCTCGACATCCAGTCGCGGGGCACCATTTGCCAAGGCGGACAGGATATTTCGAGGTTGCCGCCGGCGCAGCGGGACTATGGCATCGTCTTTCAGTCCTATGCGCTCTTCCCGAATCTTACCATCGAGAAGAACATCGCCTTCGGGCTCGAGAATATCGGCCGCCCGCGGCGCGAAATCGCCTCACGCGTTTCTGAGCTTCTGGAGCTCGTCGGTTTGAGCAGCCAGGGCCGGAAATACCCGGCCCAGCTATCCGGCGGACAGCAGCAGCGCGTGGCTCTTGCCCGCGCCATGGCGATCTCGCCGGGCCTGCTGCTTCTCGACGAGCCCCTGTCGGCGCTCGACGCCAAGGTGCGCGTGCATCTGAGACACGAGATCAAGGAGCTGCAGCGCAAGCTCGGCGTCACCACGATCATGGTCACGCACGATCAGGAAGAGGCGCTCGCCATGGCCGACCGCATCGTCGTCATGAACCAAGGCGGCATCGAACAGGTAGGTACGCCGACCGAGATCTATCGCCACCCGAAGACACTCTTCGTCGCCGACTTCATCGGAGAGACCAATCAGTTCCCCGCAACGGTCGGGAAGGGGGCGCAGGTCGAGATCGGGCACACGCGATTTGCCTGTGCCGAGCACCGGCTGCCATCAGGTGCATCGGTCGTAGCCGCTGTCCGGCCGGCCGATATCATCCCGCACGGCGCCGCCGCCCATCGGGCGACCGGGCTCGATGCCGTAGGCAATGCGGACAATCTCATCGACGCGCATGTGGAGGATATGGAGTTTCTCGGCATGTTCTGGCGCACACGGCTCTCGGCCCCGCGCCTGAAAGAGAAGGCGCTCGTGGCGGACTTCTCGACGAACGCGGTTCGCCGCCTGAGCATCGAGATCGGCAGCGCCATCCAGGTCGAAATCCCGCAGGAACGCCTGCTCCTTTTTGCAAAGGCCTGA
- a CDS encoding putative 2-aminoethylphosphonate ABC transporter permease subunit encodes MTLAVDFLPPGRAVRQQISGDDWLKRAVMLVVGIYLVVALALPLFVMLSKSFSTYTFDLHQFEFQVSDQSGQGWSDPVTAAALNAAVAAFPESDLKASADGRLQAAKLFPDFSFRSPVRYRIRGTSDETHFLAGSQLVRGTEWQEYDSNNFRRVMLRPSRSIGLSNFAEYFSTPSLVRSIKNSVTMALISTAVTLVVAFGLAYALNRSRMPGKGLFKLIVTIPILVPSLLPGIALVYLFGNQGVFRDLLLGHSIYGPLGIVVGSVFFTLPHAFLIISTALWVADARHYEAATSLRASKWRTFWTVTVPGARYGLISAAFVVFTLVITDFGLPKVIGGQYGMLAVDIYKQVIGQQNFEMGAVVSVILLVPAFLAFAVDRLTQRRQVALLSARAVPYEPKPRRGFDAACFAFCTLVAVFVLGMIGMCQVAALVKFWPYDLSLSLRNYAFDLMDGGGWDSYYNSIRLALMTAVIGSLIVFTGAYMVEKTKGFGLGRATFHMLAMLPMAVPGMVLGLAYIFFFNSAANPLHGIYGTMTILVLCTVTHFYTVAHLTALTALKQLDPEFEAVAGSLKIPFYKLFFRVTLPVCLPAVLEIAIYLFVNAMTTVSAVVFLYATDTKLASVAILNMDDAGDIAPAAAMGMMIFYTNVAAKLLHAFVSRLLLARTQGWRRVSQSAAATVPH; translated from the coding sequence ATGACGCTTGCTGTCGATTTCCTTCCGCCCGGCCGAGCCGTTCGGCAGCAGATTTCCGGCGATGACTGGCTCAAACGCGCAGTCATGCTCGTCGTCGGCATCTATCTGGTTGTTGCACTTGCGCTACCGCTCTTCGTGATGCTGTCGAAGTCGTTCTCCACCTACACGTTCGATCTCCACCAGTTCGAGTTCCAGGTGAGCGACCAAAGCGGGCAGGGGTGGAGCGATCCCGTTACCGCCGCGGCGCTCAATGCCGCCGTCGCCGCCTTCCCGGAAAGCGACCTCAAGGCCAGCGCCGACGGGCGGCTGCAGGCGGCGAAGCTTTTCCCGGATTTCAGCTTCCGCAGCCCCGTCAGATATCGCATCCGCGGCACGAGCGACGAGACGCACTTCCTTGCCGGTTCGCAGCTGGTGCGCGGTACCGAGTGGCAGGAATATGACAGCAACAATTTCCGCCGGGTGATGCTGCGGCCCTCGCGCTCGATCGGGCTCTCCAACTTCGCCGAGTATTTTTCAACGCCTTCTCTGGTCCGTTCGATCAAGAATTCGGTGACGATGGCGCTGATCAGCACCGCAGTCACGCTCGTCGTCGCTTTCGGGCTCGCCTATGCCCTGAACAGGAGCCGGATGCCGGGGAAGGGGCTGTTCAAGCTCATCGTCACGATCCCGATCCTCGTTCCGTCCCTCTTGCCGGGCATCGCGCTCGTGTACCTGTTCGGCAACCAGGGCGTCTTCAGGGATCTGCTGCTCGGCCATTCGATCTATGGCCCGCTCGGCATCGTCGTGGGCTCGGTATTCTTCACGCTGCCGCACGCCTTTCTGATCATATCGACGGCGCTCTGGGTCGCCGACGCCCGTCACTACGAGGCGGCGACGTCGCTTCGCGCAAGCAAGTGGCGGACCTTCTGGACGGTGACCGTGCCCGGCGCCCGATACGGTTTGATCTCCGCCGCCTTCGTCGTCTTCACCCTGGTCATAACCGATTTCGGCCTGCCCAAGGTCATCGGCGGGCAATATGGCATGCTTGCCGTCGACATCTACAAGCAGGTCATCGGCCAGCAAAATTTCGAAATGGGCGCCGTCGTCTCGGTCATTCTGCTCGTTCCGGCATTTCTGGCCTTCGCGGTGGATCGCCTGACACAGCGCCGGCAGGTGGCCCTGCTGTCTGCGCGCGCCGTACCCTATGAGCCGAAACCGCGGCGCGGCTTCGATGCGGCATGCTTTGCTTTCTGCACGCTGGTCGCAGTCTTCGTGCTCGGCATGATCGGCATGTGCCAGGTCGCGGCGCTCGTGAAGTTCTGGCCCTACGATCTCAGCCTGTCGCTGCGCAACTATGCCTTCGATCTCATGGATGGCGGCGGCTGGGACTCCTATTACAATTCGATCCGGCTCGCTCTCATGACGGCTGTCATCGGCTCACTGATCGTGTTCACCGGCGCCTACATGGTCGAAAAGACCAAGGGCTTCGGGCTCGGCCGGGCGACATTCCATATGCTCGCCATGCTTCCGATGGCCGTGCCGGGCATGGTGCTGGGTCTTGCCTATATCTTCTTCTTCAACAGTGCCGCAAACCCGCTTCACGGCATCTACGGCACGATGACGATCCTGGTGCTGTGCACGGTCACGCATTTCTACACCGTCGCCCATCTGACGGCGCTCACTGCGCTGAAGCAGCTGGACCCGGAGTTCGAGGCGGTGGCGGGTTCTCTGAAGATTCCTTTCTACAAGCTCTTCTTCCGGGTCACACTGCCGGTTTGCCTCCCTGCCGTGCTGGAGATCGCGATCTATCTCTTCGTCAACGCCATGACGACGGTCTCGGCGGTCGTGTTCCTCTATGCCACGGACACCAAGCTCGCCTCGGTTGCGATCCTGAACATGGACGATGCGGGCGACATAGCCCCGGCGGCCGCGATGGGCATGATGATCTTCTACACCAATGTCGCGGCAAAACTTCTTCACGCGTTTGTATCGCGGCTTCTTCTTGCCCGCACACAGGGCTGGCGGCGTGTATCGCAGAGTGCAGCGGCTACCGTTCCGCACTGA